A stretch of the Cryptosporangium minutisporangium genome encodes the following:
- a CDS encoding LCP family protein, with product MARTQPPATKPGSAGGTVYGTRGTTYTGGGPRKTKPRWGRIGLVIGAVIVLIVLLAGGCGLAYVTNLDEKLNRTDAFSGLGERPGKSVEGTKNILILGSDSRDGGAYDPNAKPNTGEVKNERADTIMVLHIPADHSKAYIISIPRDTYVSVPELNGNGGARAKINAAFAWGGIPLTVKTVENFTGVKIDHVAKIDFNGFKAMTDALGGVKVTVDKTVYDPRSKRTFKAGVNELDGDAALDYVRQRYNLPRGDFDRVQRQQIFLRALMQKATESGTLSNPVKLKKFLDAATTSLTVDNAFSLKDMALEFRGLRPGDLSFVTSPHLGSQNVDGQSVVVSDKEKAIELWGAVEKDTVADWLAANPGNDVTRGR from the coding sequence GTGGCGCGCACCCAACCTCCCGCGACCAAACCCGGCAGCGCGGGCGGCACCGTGTACGGCACCCGGGGGACGACCTACACCGGAGGCGGTCCGCGTAAGACGAAGCCGCGCTGGGGTCGCATCGGACTCGTCATCGGCGCCGTCATCGTCCTGATCGTTCTGCTGGCGGGTGGTTGCGGGCTGGCCTACGTCACCAACCTGGACGAGAAGCTGAACCGCACCGACGCGTTCTCCGGCCTCGGAGAGCGGCCGGGCAAGTCGGTCGAGGGCACCAAGAACATCCTGATCCTGGGCTCCGACTCCCGGGACGGTGGCGCGTACGACCCGAACGCCAAGCCGAACACCGGCGAGGTCAAGAACGAGCGCGCCGACACGATCATGGTGCTGCACATCCCGGCCGATCACTCCAAGGCATACATCATCTCGATCCCCCGGGACACCTACGTCTCCGTGCCCGAGCTCAACGGCAACGGTGGCGCCCGGGCCAAGATCAACGCGGCGTTCGCCTGGGGCGGTATCCCGCTGACCGTGAAGACCGTCGAGAACTTCACCGGCGTCAAGATCGACCACGTCGCGAAGATCGACTTCAACGGCTTCAAGGCGATGACCGACGCGCTGGGCGGCGTCAAGGTCACGGTCGACAAGACGGTCTACGACCCGCGCAGCAAGCGGACGTTCAAGGCCGGCGTGAACGAGCTCGACGGGGACGCTGCCCTGGACTACGTCCGCCAGCGCTACAACCTCCCGCGCGGAGACTTCGACCGCGTCCAGCGTCAGCAGATCTTCCTCCGCGCGTTGATGCAGAAGGCCACCGAGTCCGGGACGCTCTCCAACCCGGTGAAGCTGAAGAAGTTCCTCGACGCCGCGACGACGTCGCTCACCGTCGACAACGCGTTCTCGCTGAAGGACATGGCGCTGGAGTTCCGTGGCCTGCGCCCCGGCGACCTCTCGTTCGTGACCTCTCCGCACCTCGGTTCGCAGAACGTCGACGGGCAGAGCGTCGTCGTCTCCGACAAGGAGAAGGCGATCGAGCTGTGGGGTGCTGTGGAGAAGGACACGGTGGCCGACTGGCTCGCCGCCAACCCGGGCAACGACGTCACTCGCGGTCGCTGA
- a CDS encoding UDP-glucuronic acid decarboxylase family protein produces the protein MAQRYGAGNRILLTGGAGFVGSHLCDALLARGAEVVVVDNFLTGSRANIAHLADEPRFTLVEADVIDGLPVTGRFDGVLHFASPASPTDFEKLAFEVMKVNSAGTFHCLELAREQGARFVLASTSEAYGDPEVHPQPETYRGNVNPIGPRAVYDEAKRFAEAATAGYRRIHGVDTGIVRIFNTYGPRMRPDDGRAIPTFASQALVGAPITVHGTGGQTRSICYVSDLVDGILAMLDSDEPGPINLGSEHELTMRELAETIVALAGSRSTISFLPRPTDDPELRRPDLTRARELLGFAPSVSPAEGLRRTLEWFTAHAAETSATASTAASASSA, from the coding sequence ATGGCACAGCGGTACGGAGCCGGTAACCGGATCTTGCTGACGGGCGGTGCCGGTTTCGTCGGTTCCCATCTCTGTGACGCGTTGCTCGCGCGCGGAGCGGAAGTCGTCGTCGTCGACAACTTTCTGACCGGAAGCCGCGCGAACATCGCGCACCTGGCCGACGAGCCACGCTTCACGCTGGTCGAGGCCGACGTGATCGACGGACTGCCGGTCACCGGCCGGTTCGACGGCGTGCTGCACTTCGCCTCGCCGGCGTCGCCGACCGACTTCGAGAAGCTCGCGTTCGAAGTCATGAAGGTCAACTCCGCCGGCACGTTCCACTGCCTCGAACTGGCGCGCGAGCAAGGCGCCCGGTTCGTTCTCGCGTCGACGTCGGAGGCGTACGGCGACCCGGAGGTCCATCCGCAGCCGGAGACCTACCGCGGCAACGTCAACCCGATCGGCCCGCGGGCGGTCTACGACGAGGCCAAGCGGTTCGCCGAAGCCGCGACCGCCGGTTATCGCCGTATTCACGGCGTTGATACCGGCATCGTACGGATCTTCAACACCTACGGTCCGCGGATGCGGCCGGACGACGGCCGGGCCATTCCGACGTTCGCCTCGCAGGCGCTGGTCGGCGCCCCGATCACCGTGCACGGCACCGGTGGACAGACCCGGTCGATCTGCTACGTCTCGGATCTGGTCGACGGCATCCTCGCGATGCTCGACTCGGACGAGCCGGGCCCGATCAACCTGGGCAGCGAGCACGAGCTGACGATGCGCGAGCTGGCCGAGACGATCGTGGCGTTGGCGGGCTCCCGCTCGACGATCAGCTTCCTTCCCCGGCCGACCGACGACCCGGAGCTGCGGCGCCCCGATCTGACGCGGGCGCGGGAACTGCTCGGGTTCGCGCCGTCGGTCAGCCCCGCGGAAGGGCTGCGGCGGACGCTCGAATGGTTCACGGCGCACGCCGCGGAGACGTCGGCGACCGCGTCGACGGCGGCCTCTGCGTCGTCTGCCTGA
- a CDS encoding cation acetate symporter, which translates to MSAGTILAADSIAPLAAEASGTSSGARTLTIVLFLLFVAATLGITIWASRQTKTATDFYAGGRGFSGFQNGLAIGGDYMSAASFLGIAGIIALYGYDGFLYSIGFLVAWLVALLLVAEPLRNSGRFTMADVLSFRMRQRPVRTAASLSTIVVSIFYLLAQMVGAGALVALLLGIKPGETFLGMTADTAKVVTIILVGALMIVYVTVGGMKGTTWVQIVKAALLMTGAALMTVLVLAKFNFNISTMLGEAAEASGKGTAFLEPGLRYGVETAGDAGKTLTSKLDLISLGLALVLGTAGLPHILIRFYTVPTARAARTSVNWAITLIGAFYLMTLALGFGAAALVGGEAIAAQDAAGNTAAPQLAEELGRDLAGDGGGAVLLAIIAAVAFATILAVVAGLTLASSSSLAHDFYANVIKRGQVDERQEVNVAKIAAFVIGAISIVLAIFAQQLNVAFLVALAFAVAASANLPAILLSLFWKRFNTAGATAGIYGGLIAAVVLVFFSPVVSGKGVNPVTGKSLSLFPADVDFHWFPLENPGLVSIPVGFACAIIGTYLSKERDREKWAELEVRSLTGSGAV; encoded by the coding sequence ATGAGCGCCGGCACGATCCTGGCCGCTGATTCGATCGCGCCGCTCGCGGCGGAAGCCAGCGGCACCAGTTCCGGTGCCCGCACGCTGACGATCGTCCTGTTCCTGCTGTTCGTGGCCGCGACGCTCGGCATCACGATCTGGGCGAGCAGGCAGACCAAGACCGCCACCGACTTCTACGCGGGTGGCCGCGGCTTCTCCGGCTTCCAGAACGGTCTGGCTATCGGCGGCGACTACATGTCGGCGGCGTCGTTCCTCGGCATCGCCGGCATCATCGCGCTCTACGGGTACGACGGCTTCCTGTACTCGATCGGCTTCCTGGTGGCCTGGCTGGTCGCGCTGCTGCTGGTAGCCGAGCCGCTGCGGAACTCCGGCCGCTTCACGATGGCCGACGTGCTCTCGTTCCGGATGCGGCAGCGCCCGGTCCGGACGGCCGCGTCGCTCTCCACGATCGTGGTGTCGATCTTCTACCTGCTCGCGCAGATGGTCGGCGCCGGCGCGCTGGTTGCGCTGCTGCTCGGCATCAAACCCGGGGAAACCTTCCTCGGGATGACTGCCGACACCGCCAAGGTCGTGACGATCATCCTGGTCGGCGCCCTGATGATCGTCTACGTCACGGTCGGCGGCATGAAGGGCACAACCTGGGTGCAGATCGTCAAGGCTGCGCTGTTGATGACCGGTGCCGCCCTGATGACGGTCCTGGTGCTGGCCAAGTTCAACTTCAACATCTCGACGATGTTGGGCGAGGCGGCCGAGGCATCCGGGAAGGGTACGGCGTTCCTCGAACCAGGGTTGCGCTACGGCGTGGAGACAGCCGGGGACGCCGGAAAGACGCTGACCAGCAAGCTCGACCTGATCAGCCTCGGCCTCGCCCTGGTGCTGGGCACCGCGGGTCTGCCGCACATCCTGATCCGCTTCTACACGGTGCCCACTGCCCGGGCCGCGCGGACGTCGGTGAACTGGGCGATCACGCTGATCGGTGCCTTCTACCTGATGACGCTCGCGCTCGGCTTCGGCGCGGCGGCACTGGTCGGCGGCGAGGCGATCGCTGCCCAGGACGCCGCCGGCAACACCGCCGCTCCACAGCTGGCCGAGGAACTCGGCCGGGATCTGGCGGGTGACGGCGGCGGCGCGGTGCTCCTCGCGATCATCGCAGCGGTCGCGTTCGCCACGATCCTCGCTGTGGTCGCCGGCCTGACGCTGGCGTCCAGCTCGTCGCTCGCCCACGACTTCTACGCCAACGTCATCAAACGTGGGCAGGTCGACGAGCGGCAGGAGGTCAACGTCGCGAAGATCGCCGCGTTCGTGATCGGCGCGATCTCGATCGTCCTCGCGATCTTCGCTCAGCAGCTCAACGTGGCGTTCCTCGTCGCGCTGGCGTTCGCGGTGGCGGCCTCGGCCAACCTGCCGGCGATCCTGCTCTCGCTGTTCTGGAAGCGGTTCAACACCGCCGGGGCGACGGCCGGCATCTACGGCGGTCTGATCGCCGCGGTCGTGCTGGTGTTCTTCTCGCCAGTGGTCTCCGGCAAGGGGGTCAACCCGGTCACCGGCAAGAGCCTGTCGCTCTTCCCGGCCGACGTCGACTTCCACTGGTTCCCGCTGGAGAACCCGGGTCTCGTTTCGATCCCGGTCGGCTTCGCCTGCGCGATCATCGGTACGTACCTCTCGAAGGAACGCGACCGGGAGAAGTGGGCCGAGCTCGAGGTTCGGTCGCTCACCGGGTCCGGAGCCGTCTGA
- a CDS encoding DUF485 domain-containing protein: protein MSTDVHPTDADAPDERAARALAMQASPEFGELRRTMRRFIFPMTAAFLTWYLLYVVLSAYARDFMDTKVVGNLNIAFFFGLLQFVSTFLIAVLYSRYAARRFDPMAEKIKAELDAEAAK from the coding sequence ATGTCCACCGATGTCCATCCCACGGACGCCGACGCCCCTGACGAACGCGCTGCGCGCGCGCTCGCGATGCAGGCCAGTCCGGAATTCGGCGAACTACGTCGCACGATGCGCCGCTTCATCTTCCCGATGACCGCGGCGTTCTTGACCTGGTACCTGCTCTACGTCGTGCTCTCCGCGTACGCGCGCGACTTCATGGACACCAAGGTCGTTGGCAACCTCAACATCGCGTTCTTCTTCGGCTTGTTGCAGTTCGTCTCGACGTTCCTGATCGCGGTGCTCTACTCGCGGTACGCCGCACGTCGATTCGACCCGATGGCCGAGAAGATCAAGGCCGAACTCGACGCAGAGGCGGCCAAATGA
- a CDS encoding DoxX family protein gives MTPVRFAARSLLGYTFVRGGYAALRNPDESADAVRPLVERVSNQFPSIPKDPTTVVRATAAVQIVAGIALATGRAPRLSALLLAGSLVPAGGILPHKSADATPETEARQRAEFEKNLAVLGGLVLAAVDTEGRPSLSWRARRAAKDARKATEHAAKSARKTTEHAAKSARKSSEHAAKVAREKLPV, from the coding sequence ATGACACCGGTACGCTTCGCTGCCCGCTCGCTGCTGGGCTACACGTTCGTCCGTGGAGGCTACGCGGCGCTCCGCAACCCCGACGAGTCGGCGGACGCGGTCCGCCCCCTGGTCGAGCGGGTCTCCAACCAATTCCCGTCCATCCCCAAGGACCCGACCACCGTGGTCCGGGCGACCGCGGCCGTCCAGATCGTGGCGGGCATCGCGCTCGCCACCGGACGCGCTCCGCGGCTCTCCGCTCTGCTGCTGGCCGGCTCGCTGGTCCCGGCGGGCGGCATCCTGCCGCACAAGTCCGCCGACGCGACCCCCGAGACCGAGGCCCGCCAGCGCGCCGAGTTCGAGAAGAACCTCGCCGTGCTCGGCGGCCTGGTGCTCGCCGCGGTCGACACCGAGGGCCGTCCGAGCCTCTCCTGGCGCGCCCGGCGCGCCGCGAAGGACGCCCGCAAGGCGACCGAGCACGCCGCCAAGTCCGCTCGGAAGACGACCGAGCACGCGGCGAAATCCGCCCGGAAGTCCAGTGAGCACGCGGCCAAAGTCGCGCGGGAAAAGCTCCCCGTCTGA
- a CDS encoding class I SAM-dependent methyltransferase, translating into MHRFRDATQGGSVRRTGRSHLSAGMRAHHDPVTAGLPWYGWLFDRILAHTPDVAAVLEVGAGAGLLWTYNYDRLPMAWWVWLTDISPDVVTELRNAVDGAPQVTVTQGEFADLPLGDSAFDTVVANHLLEVLDDPAPALEEFDRVLRPGGSIVLAADGPTHLIELDRLLAGRVEGWRPLEVPRFHLGNGALVLADRFSGVRLERFSDGFRLLDPEAVMGLLTAVCGTQLSEEHAEEIRAEVDAVIDRDGAFRLTTDTGLFVCTAR; encoded by the coding sequence ATGCACCGTTTCCGCGATGCCACCCAGGGTGGATCCGTGCGGCGCACCGGCCGGTCCCACCTGTCCGCCGGTATGCGCGCGCACCACGACCCTGTGACGGCCGGGCTGCCGTGGTACGGCTGGCTCTTCGACCGCATCCTCGCCCACACGCCGGACGTCGCGGCGGTGCTGGAGGTCGGGGCCGGCGCCGGTCTGCTCTGGACCTACAACTACGACCGGCTACCGATGGCGTGGTGGGTCTGGCTGACCGACATCTCGCCGGACGTCGTGACCGAACTGCGCAATGCGGTCGACGGCGCCCCGCAGGTCACCGTCACCCAGGGCGAGTTCGCCGACCTGCCGCTCGGTGACTCGGCGTTCGACACGGTCGTGGCCAACCACCTGCTCGAGGTGCTCGACGACCCGGCACCGGCGCTAGAGGAGTTCGACCGGGTGCTGCGGCCGGGCGGCTCGATCGTGCTCGCCGCCGACGGCCCCACGCACCTGATCGAGCTCGATCGTCTGCTCGCCGGGCGGGTCGAGGGCTGGCGCCCGCTGGAGGTACCGCGGTTCCACCTCGGCAACGGTGCGCTCGTGCTGGCCGACCGATTCTCCGGGGTTCGCCTGGAGCGCTTCTCCGACGGCTTCCGGCTGCTCGACCCGGAAGCGGTGATGGGGCTGCTGACCGCGGTGTGCGGTACGCAGCTCTCGGAAGAGCACGCCGAAGAGATCCGCGCCGAGGTCGACGCCGTCATCGACCGCGACGGCGCCTTCCGCCTAACCACAGACACCGGCCTATTCGTCTGCACGGCCCGCTAG
- a CDS encoding cation acetate symporter has protein sequence MNPTGLVAVVAVTLATISLGLYGVRLARTTSDFLVASRAVSPTWNAAAISGEYLSAASFLGIAGLVMKNGVDMLWYPVGFAAGYLALLLFVAAPLRRSGAYTLPDFAEARLASPRLRSLTTAFVVFIGWFYLVPQLQGAGLTLGTVTGAPYWVGAVGVAIVVTANVAGGGMRSITFVQAFQYWLKLTAIAFPVAVLLLAWQADQRSALAPPTAPEFRAATEVDVRTPVRVEVAEPVSVQVDGRLDGVGLDGPATLSVGEHELGPGTVTFPAGAEVPHMVGLATRDGSAWLTPSTTGETALFGIYSLILATFLGTMGLPHVLVRFYTNPDGAAARRTTLVVLGLLGAFYLFPALYGALGRVYTPELFMTGNTDAVVLVLPAAMLDGFAAALVGGLVAAGAFAAFLSTASGLLVSVAGVLATDVLGTGDVGRGTDSVTGFRWAAVLAGAVPTVLALQLHGLDVSQVVGLAFAVAASSFCPLLVLGIWWRGLTDVGAAAGLLVGGGAAAVAVLLAVAGPALTGWPAALVAQPAAWTVPLAFAVMVVVSMLTRRRIPHDVGATMLRLHAPESLRH, from the coding sequence GTGAACCCGACGGGGTTGGTCGCCGTCGTCGCAGTGACGCTGGCGACGATCTCCCTCGGCCTCTACGGCGTCCGGCTGGCCCGGACCACGAGCGACTTCCTGGTCGCCAGCCGGGCGGTGAGCCCGACGTGGAACGCGGCAGCGATCAGCGGGGAGTACCTCTCGGCCGCCAGCTTCCTCGGCATCGCCGGTCTGGTGATGAAGAACGGCGTCGACATGCTCTGGTACCCGGTCGGCTTCGCCGCCGGTTACCTCGCGCTCCTGCTGTTCGTCGCCGCTCCGCTGCGCCGGTCCGGTGCCTACACGCTGCCGGACTTCGCCGAAGCGCGGCTGGCCTCGCCCCGCCTCCGGTCGCTGACGACGGCGTTCGTCGTCTTCATCGGCTGGTTCTACCTGGTTCCCCAGCTCCAAGGCGCCGGCCTGACGCTCGGCACCGTGACCGGCGCGCCCTACTGGGTGGGCGCGGTCGGGGTGGCGATCGTGGTCACCGCGAACGTCGCCGGCGGCGGCATGCGCTCGATCACGTTCGTCCAGGCGTTCCAGTACTGGTTGAAGCTGACCGCGATCGCCTTCCCGGTCGCGGTCCTGCTGCTGGCGTGGCAGGCCGATCAGCGCTCCGCGCTGGCGCCGCCGACCGCGCCGGAGTTCCGTGCGGCCACCGAGGTCGACGTCCGCACACCGGTTCGGGTCGAGGTCGCAGAGCCGGTGTCGGTACAGGTCGACGGTCGGCTCGACGGCGTCGGACTCGACGGCCCGGCCACCCTGTCGGTGGGCGAGCACGAGCTCGGACCCGGAACCGTCACGTTCCCCGCCGGAGCCGAGGTCCCGCACATGGTGGGGTTGGCGACCCGGGACGGCAGCGCCTGGCTCACCCCGTCGACCACCGGCGAGACCGCGCTGTTCGGGATCTACTCGCTGATCCTCGCCACGTTCCTCGGGACGATGGGGCTGCCCCACGTCCTCGTGCGCTTCTACACCAACCCCGACGGCGCCGCGGCCCGCCGCACCACGCTGGTCGTGCTCGGCCTGCTCGGCGCGTTCTACCTGTTCCCCGCGCTCTACGGAGCGCTCGGCCGGGTCTACACGCCCGAACTGTTCATGACCGGCAACACCGACGCGGTCGTGCTCGTGCTGCCCGCCGCGATGCTCGACGGCTTCGCCGCAGCGCTGGTGGGTGGCCTGGTCGCGGCCGGCGCGTTCGCGGCCTTCCTGTCCACCGCGTCCGGGCTCCTCGTCTCGGTCGCCGGTGTGCTCGCGACCGATGTGCTCGGGACCGGCGACGTCGGCCGGGGCACCGATTCGGTGACCGGGTTCCGATGGGCGGCGGTGCTGGCCGGTGCGGTGCCGACCGTGCTCGCGCTGCAACTGCACGGCCTGGACGTCTCGCAGGTGGTCGGGCTCGCCTTCGCCGTCGCTGCGTCGAGTTTCTGCCCGCTGCTGGTGCTCGGCATCTGGTGGCGCGGCCTGACCGACGTCGGTGCGGCCGCCGGGCTGCTGGTGGGGGGAGGTGCCGCCGCGGTGGCGGTGCTGCTGGCGGTCGCCGGCCCCGCCCTCACCGGCTGGCCGGCCGCGCTGGTCGCGCAACCCGCGGCTTGGACCGTGCCGTTAGCGTTCGCAGTGATGGTGGTCGTCTCGATGCTGACGCGTCGTCGCATTCCGCACGACGTCGGCGCGACGATGCTCCGTCTGCACGCTCCCGAGTCGCTTCGTCACTGA
- a CDS encoding LytTR family DNA-binding domain-containing protein, whose protein sequence is MGIVKAPGLRVLAVDDEPLQLDELAYLLRGDAGVAEVVTAGDTTEALRCLRDRGVDVVFLDIRMPGLDGMELARVLGRFASPPVVVFVTAHDDRAVDAFDLGAADYLLKPVRADRLAEAVRRAARARAVTAGTRPSPEPVLDDVIPVELAGTTRMLPRSSVRWVEAHGDYARLHTADGNHLVRVPLSLLAERWADAGFVRIHRSYLVALRVIGELRLGSSGYVVVVDGQELPVSRRHTRELKDRLVRAAKTGWR, encoded by the coding sequence ATGGGCATCGTGAAAGCGCCGGGATTGCGGGTTTTGGCGGTCGACGACGAGCCGTTACAGCTCGACGAGCTGGCTTACCTGCTCCGCGGTGACGCCGGCGTCGCCGAGGTCGTCACGGCCGGGGACACCACTGAGGCGCTGCGTTGCCTGCGCGACCGCGGAGTCGACGTCGTGTTCCTCGACATCCGGATGCCGGGGCTGGACGGGATGGAGCTGGCCCGGGTGCTGGGCCGATTCGCCTCGCCGCCGGTGGTCGTGTTCGTCACCGCGCACGACGACCGAGCCGTCGACGCGTTCGACTTGGGCGCCGCCGACTACCTGCTCAAGCCGGTGCGCGCCGACCGACTGGCCGAAGCCGTCCGGCGGGCTGCACGGGCCCGAGCCGTCACCGCGGGCACCCGGCCCAGCCCGGAGCCGGTCCTCGACGACGTCATCCCGGTGGAGCTCGCCGGGACGACGCGGATGCTCCCGCGGTCGTCCGTGCGGTGGGTGGAGGCGCACGGTGACTACGCCCGGCTGCACACCGCCGACGGCAACCATCTGGTGCGGGTGCCGCTCTCGCTGCTCGCCGAGCGCTGGGCCGATGCCGGCTTCGTCCGGATCCACCGCTCCTACCTGGTCGCTCTGCGGGTGATCGGCGAGCTGCGGCTGGGCTCCAGTGGTTACGTCGTCGTGGTCGACGGGCAGGAGTTGCCGGTGAGTCGACGGCATACCCGGGAACTGAAGGACCGTCTGGTGCGCGCGGCCAAGACCGGCTGGCGCTAA
- a CDS encoding sensor histidine kinase yields MPASPTAATVAAVVLGAVLLAVAVVLRSRKRRVIATPTQRATYQVLHVASLAAPPLRSGLTETTAAKAIRPLHQLLGGPALGLVAPDRVLAWEGPGEHHAPAVLAALADSRPEGLHEGTGRVIALRADDLPCDLLECPVRGAVVVPLSTGEEMVGALVAIVDTDPVPGLVRAAVETAEWVSAQLAFAELDVSRERLAEAQLRALRAQISPHFIYNALSAISALVRTDPERARELIEEFAEFVRYSVRAHGEYTTLAEELRSIDRYLLIERARFGDRLQVRLQVAPEVLPVVVPYLCLQPLVENAVRHGLAGKAGTGTVSIIASDAGSECLISVEDDGVGMDPDQLRRPAGGGRGETRSAHVGLTNVDDRLRSVFGPGCGLVVETAPGAGTKVSMRVPKFQPGVRVVSGWAS; encoded by the coding sequence TTGCCGGCGTCGCCGACCGCGGCCACCGTGGCCGCGGTCGTTCTCGGCGCGGTGCTGCTCGCGGTCGCCGTGGTCCTACGGTCGCGGAAGCGACGGGTGATCGCCACCCCGACCCAGCGCGCCACCTACCAGGTGCTGCACGTGGCGAGCCTGGCCGCTCCGCCGCTGCGGTCCGGTCTGACCGAGACCACCGCGGCCAAGGCGATCCGGCCACTCCACCAGCTGCTCGGTGGTCCGGCGCTCGGGCTCGTCGCCCCGGACCGCGTGCTGGCCTGGGAAGGCCCTGGTGAACACCACGCGCCCGCGGTGCTGGCGGCGCTCGCGGACTCCCGGCCGGAGGGTCTGCACGAGGGCACCGGACGTGTGATCGCGCTGCGCGCCGACGACCTGCCCTGCGACCTGCTCGAATGCCCGGTACGCGGTGCGGTGGTGGTGCCGCTCTCGACCGGGGAGGAAATGGTCGGCGCGCTGGTCGCGATCGTCGACACCGACCCGGTACCGGGGCTGGTCCGGGCCGCCGTGGAGACCGCCGAGTGGGTGTCCGCGCAGCTCGCGTTCGCCGAACTGGACGTCTCCCGGGAACGGCTGGCCGAGGCCCAGCTCCGGGCGCTGAGGGCCCAGATCAGCCCGCACTTCATCTACAACGCGCTCTCCGCGATCTCGGCGCTGGTACGAACCGATCCGGAGCGCGCCCGCGAGCTGATCGAGGAGTTCGCGGAGTTCGTGCGGTACAGCGTCCGGGCGCACGGCGAGTACACGACGCTGGCCGAGGAGCTCCGTTCGATCGACCGCTACCTGCTGATCGAGCGGGCTCGCTTCGGGGACCGGCTCCAAGTGCGGCTCCAGGTCGCGCCAGAGGTGCTGCCGGTCGTCGTTCCGTACCTGTGCCTGCAGCCGCTCGTCGAGAACGCGGTGCGGCACGGCCTGGCGGGGAAGGCAGGCACCGGCACGGTCAGCATCATCGCGTCGGACGCCGGCTCGGAGTGTCTGATCAGCGTCGAGGACGACGGGGTGGGGATGGACCCGGACCAGCTGCGTCGGCCGGCAGGCGGAGGGCGCGGCGAGACCCGCAGCGCGCACGTCGGATTGACCAACGTGGACGATCGGCTGCGCTCGGTCTTCGGACCGGGGTGCGGCTTGGTCGTCGAGACGGCGCCGGGCGCCGGTACCAAGGTGAGCATGCGAGTACCGAAATTCCAACCTGGAGTCCGGGTGGTGAGCGGATGGGCATCGTGA